A genome region from Mycobacterium sp. 3519A includes the following:
- a CDS encoding CdaR family transcriptional regulator, producing the protein MTTASLGAGPASGELAALSQLTFELRDAATVLCQAAAAVPRLGACQTEATYLHIDGSWRLSPSGEDERPDLDQLITESGGSGAMEIPGRPWGWAFPVRHQGVVEGTLVVSAADRPSGEHLQLLMVLANQTGAALACVALRRRDERYNEELATITSDLVGARQRLRSRTRAYEIIEAALTGGHDELAIVDALHELTGLPVVLEDRFGNLRRWSGPGRPERYPKQDPQRHQRQLAVLAARRGPMRMKDRIAVLLASRGETLGVLAIVDPHKQVTEDDKDALQFGCTLLGYELSHQRSLVELEEGIRQELVDDLLAGTGGEGAIARAEALAHDLRGPHYVVVVHSSAGLGSVVAAAGRAAAALQLNTLQGHSGQLAVLLTAGRPDPQALYRQLSELLSPATCAIGVGSRCEKPSEFPQSFAEAKRALNVRMHSAAPAGASAYDELGFYRLIDVAHACGAVDDFIGEWLGALLEYDAAKNSELVLTLSQYLENGGSYDESAKALHIHRSTLRYRLARISELTDHDLRDVNTRFNLHAAARAWRFLHAKSVQLTGPP; encoded by the coding sequence GTGACAACCGCATCGCTCGGCGCCGGACCGGCATCTGGTGAGCTGGCCGCCTTATCTCAGCTCACGTTCGAGTTGCGCGACGCAGCAACCGTGCTCTGCCAGGCCGCTGCTGCGGTGCCCCGCCTAGGGGCCTGTCAGACAGAGGCCACCTACCTGCACATCGATGGATCATGGCGATTGTCGCCCTCGGGCGAGGATGAACGTCCTGACTTGGATCAACTGATCACCGAATCCGGCGGTAGCGGTGCCATGGAGATACCCGGACGCCCGTGGGGCTGGGCTTTTCCCGTCCGTCACCAAGGAGTTGTCGAAGGCACGCTTGTCGTCAGCGCAGCCGACCGCCCCTCAGGCGAGCACTTGCAACTCTTGATGGTGTTGGCGAATCAGACGGGCGCAGCGCTGGCATGTGTTGCCCTTCGTCGGCGAGACGAGCGGTATAACGAGGAACTCGCAACAATCACCAGCGACCTCGTCGGTGCGCGGCAACGGCTGAGGAGCAGAACCCGCGCATACGAAATCATCGAGGCGGCGCTGACAGGCGGTCACGACGAGCTGGCGATCGTCGACGCGCTGCACGAATTGACGGGGCTACCGGTGGTTCTTGAGGACCGATTCGGCAATCTTCGCCGCTGGTCCGGCCCTGGACGGCCAGAGCGCTATCCCAAACAAGACCCGCAACGGCATCAGCGCCAACTGGCTGTGTTGGCTGCTCGTCGCGGGCCCATGCGAATGAAGGATCGCATCGCCGTACTCCTGGCGTCGCGCGGCGAAACTCTGGGCGTATTGGCAATCGTCGACCCCCACAAGCAGGTAACCGAAGACGACAAAGACGCCCTGCAATTCGGGTGCACGTTGTTGGGCTACGAATTGTCCCATCAGCGAAGCCTGGTCGAGTTAGAGGAAGGCATTCGCCAAGAACTCGTCGATGACCTCCTGGCCGGCACGGGCGGCGAGGGCGCCATCGCCAGGGCAGAAGCGCTTGCCCACGACCTCCGCGGCCCGCACTACGTAGTAGTCGTGCACAGCTCGGCCGGTTTGGGTTCCGTGGTGGCCGCCGCCGGCCGCGCGGCCGCTGCGTTGCAGCTGAACACGCTTCAGGGACATAGTGGTCAGCTGGCGGTGCTACTGACCGCAGGCCGCCCGGACCCACAAGCGCTTTACCGCCAGCTGAGCGAGTTGCTGAGCCCAGCTACTTGCGCGATCGGCGTCGGATCGCGGTGTGAAAAACCGTCGGAGTTCCCGCAGTCGTTCGCCGAAGCCAAACGAGCACTGAATGTGCGGATGCATTCCGCGGCGCCCGCCGGTGCGTCTGCCTACGACGAACTCGGCTTCTACCGTCTCATCGACGTAGCCCACGCGTGCGGGGCCGTCGACGACTTCATCGGCGAATGGCTGGGCGCGCTTCTGGAGTACGACGCCGCCAAGAATTCGGAGCTCGTTCTCACACTGAGCCAATACCTGGAAAACGGTGGGAGTTACGACGAGTCCGCCAAGGCGCTGCACATCCACCGCAGCACGTTGCGCTACCGGCTGGCGCGCATCAGTGAACTGACGGACCATGACCTGCGCGACGTCAATACCCGATTCAACCTCCACGCGGCTGCCAGGGCGTGGCGTTTTCTCCACGCCAAGAGTGTGCAGCTGACCGGTCCGCCCTGA
- a CDS encoding aldo/keto reductase: MGEHEIRIDAVEQLITLADEAGITLTHLVTAFAITHPGVTSAIVGPRTMEHLDDYLAGAPVTPSPAAAHHIASARGPAAWPYKFAAAPIAARTVL, translated from the coding sequence ATCGGTGAGCACGAGATCCGCATCGACGCCGTTGAACAACTCATCACGCTCGCCGACGAGGCCGGCATCACGCTCACCCATCTGGTCACCGCTTTCGCGATCACCCACCCCGGTGTCACTTCAGCGATCGTCGGTCCGCGCACCATGGAACACCTTGACGATTACCTCGCCGGCGCGCCGGTTACGCCTTCGCCCGCGGCGGCGCATCACATCGCGTCAGCGCGCGGCCCGGCGGCCTGGCCGTACAAGTTCGCAGCCGCCCCCATCGCGGCACGGACAGTGTTGTAG
- a CDS encoding YaeQ family protein translates to MALSATVFKVELGVSDVDHDYYADHMLTVARHPSETDERMVVRLLAFGLRAHRLSDVDGELAFGAGLSTPGVPDLRLADYTGRILEWINVGQPDGRALGKAASQADQVVLFPFAAGVDTWWRTVGPKVAGLPNLSVVQIPHEPVRQLAQTVDRRFAAQVMVMEGQVTMTVGGVDVTFTPERLK, encoded by the coding sequence GTGGCTCTCTCCGCAACGGTGTTCAAAGTCGAACTCGGCGTCTCCGATGTCGATCACGATTACTACGCCGATCACATGCTGACCGTGGCCCGTCATCCCAGTGAGACCGATGAGCGGATGGTGGTGCGGTTGTTGGCGTTTGGGCTGCGCGCACACCGGCTCAGCGACGTCGACGGTGAGTTGGCGTTCGGGGCGGGCCTGTCCACCCCTGGCGTACCAGACTTGCGGCTCGCGGACTACACGGGCCGGATCCTGGAGTGGATCAACGTCGGCCAGCCCGATGGACGCGCCTTGGGCAAGGCTGCCAGCCAGGCCGACCAGGTGGTGCTGTTCCCGTTCGCCGCCGGAGTGGACACCTGGTGGCGAACCGTCGGCCCCAAGGTGGCGGGGCTGCCGAACCTGTCTGTGGTGCAGATACCGCATGAGCCGGTGCGGCAACTGGCTCAGACCGTCGATCGACGGTTCGCGGCGCAGGTAATGGTGATGGAGGGTCAGGTGACGATGACCGTGGGCGGTGTCGACGTCACCTTCACGCCCGAGCGATTGAAGTGA
- a CDS encoding DUF3297 family protein, which translates to MSEDQNTDVPPNHLSIDPRSAFYSEEVLLRGVGIRFNGAEKTNVHEYNVAEGWVRVEVPTARDRRGNPMVVKLSGTVEPYFRSTE; encoded by the coding sequence ATGTCCGAGGATCAGAACACAGACGTTCCCCCGAATCACCTCTCCATCGATCCGCGCAGCGCCTTCTATAGCGAAGAGGTGCTTCTCCGCGGTGTGGGTATTCGCTTCAATGGCGCCGAGAAAACCAATGTTCACGAATACAACGTGGCCGAGGGATGGGTGCGCGTTGAAGTCCCCACCGCGAGGGATCGCCGCGGAAATCCCATGGTCGTCAAGCTCAGTGGCACGGTTGAGCCATATTTCCGCTCAACGGAATAG
- a CDS encoding tautomerase family protein: MAEKDAISAAIHEASVSAGYPEDDHFQRFLSLEEADFRVSPLYPDLQKPRSERVVMIEVLVSSGTDADRKRLLLSAIVSRLQSAGTDPNDVMVFFGEIDRASSSFGGGRPALPVEVRP, encoded by the coding sequence GTGGCCGAGAAGGACGCGATATCCGCTGCCATTCATGAAGCGAGCGTCAGCGCTGGGTACCCCGAAGATGATCACTTCCAGAGGTTCCTCTCGTTGGAAGAGGCCGACTTTCGCGTCAGCCCCCTCTACCCCGATCTGCAGAAGCCCCGCAGTGAGCGTGTCGTGATGATCGAGGTTCTGGTGTCGTCAGGGACCGATGCAGACAGGAAACGGTTGCTACTTTCCGCGATCGTGAGCCGCCTTCAGTCGGCCGGAACGGATCCCAACGACGTCATGGTGTTCTTCGGCGAGATCGACCGTGCCAGTAGTTCGTTTGGTGGCGGCCGTCCAGCCCTGCCCGTCGAGGTGCGACCTTAA
- a CDS encoding PPOX class F420-dependent oxidoreductase: MHKHPQRVDLAHELSRARYAMLRTYRRDGTAVDTPIWFDLQGSSLVFRTKVGPKTKRMAAHPEVEITACDYRGRIIRGASTFTGRATILSGAEATEANRALHRRYGWQWTTVPLIKIPGVTNVHSGLPLREKLRWARDRNVWPDSAIVRIDFDGRASDGGGPNTSQ, translated from the coding sequence ATGCACAAGCATCCACAGCGAGTCGACCTTGCCCATGAGTTGAGCCGCGCCCGGTACGCGATGCTGCGGACGTACCGGCGTGACGGCACCGCGGTCGACACCCCGATATGGTTCGACCTTCAAGGAAGCTCTTTGGTGTTCCGGACGAAGGTCGGGCCGAAGACCAAACGGATGGCCGCACACCCCGAGGTCGAGATCACCGCGTGCGACTACCGTGGCCGGATCATCCGCGGTGCCAGCACGTTCACCGGTCGAGCGACCATCCTGTCCGGAGCCGAGGCCACGGAAGCCAATCGCGCGCTGCATCGGCGGTATGGGTGGCAATGGACTACCGTGCCGCTGATCAAGATTCCCGGCGTCACCAATGTGCACAGCGGATTGCCCCTGCGGGAGAAGTTGCGGTGGGCGCGCGACCGAAATGTGTGGCCCGACAGCGCAATTGTTCGGATCGACTTCGACGGACGCGCATCGGATGGTGGCGGACCCAATACGTCACAGTGA
- a CDS encoding MerR family transcriptional regulator: MTSTLTIGELAQQADVAATTLRYYERIGLIRSPDRVGGQRRYDQSIVARLDVIRLCKAAGFALDEIQVLFADDAPGRPASRALAETKLAEIDGRIAELQRARQIIEWGMRCTCPSIDDCTCGIHTAKPFDTSQ; the protein is encoded by the coding sequence ATGACCAGCACTCTGACGATCGGCGAACTGGCTCAGCAGGCGGACGTGGCGGCCACCACGCTGCGCTACTACGAGCGGATCGGCCTCATCCGCTCCCCCGATCGCGTCGGGGGTCAGCGCCGCTACGACCAGTCGATCGTCGCCCGCCTCGACGTGATCAGGCTGTGCAAGGCCGCCGGGTTCGCACTCGACGAGATCCAGGTGTTGTTCGCCGACGACGCCCCCGGCCGGCCCGCGAGTCGCGCGCTCGCAGAGACGAAACTCGCCGAGATCGATGGGCGCATAGCCGAGTTGCAACGCGCACGACAGATCATCGAGTGGGGCATGCGCTGCACCTGTCCGTCGATCGACGACTGCACCTGCGGAATCCACACCGCCAAGCCTTTCGATACGTCACAGTGA
- a CDS encoding dihydrofolate reductase family protein translates to MGKLIYGFNVSVDGYIADAHGNIDWSEPSEELHQYWNDFERETAVSLYGRRLYELMSAYWPTADQEPDATPLIVDFARIWRDMPKVVFSRTLESVDWNSRLERGDPVEVVTKLKAETDGQLEVAGATLAAPIVQAGLVDEYRIVIAPIAVGGGTPFFPALPSWISLELVENRNFPGGTVLLRYAAKHD, encoded by the coding sequence ATGGGCAAGCTCATCTATGGCTTCAACGTGTCGGTGGACGGGTACATCGCGGACGCGCACGGCAACATCGACTGGTCCGAACCGAGCGAGGAACTGCACCAGTACTGGAACGACTTCGAGCGGGAGACCGCCGTGTCGCTCTACGGCCGGCGGCTCTACGAACTGATGTCCGCGTACTGGCCGACCGCTGATCAGGAACCAGACGCCACGCCGTTGATCGTCGATTTCGCCCGCATCTGGCGCGACATGCCCAAGGTCGTGTTCTCGCGCACGCTGGAGTCCGTCGACTGGAACTCCCGTCTGGAACGCGGCGACCCGGTCGAGGTGGTGACGAAGCTGAAAGCCGAAACCGACGGCCAGCTGGAGGTGGCCGGCGCGACGCTGGCCGCACCGATCGTGCAGGCCGGACTGGTGGACGAATACCGGATCGTCATCGCGCCCATCGCCGTTGGAGGCGGCACGCCGTTCTTCCCGGCGCTACCGTCGTGGATTTCGCTGGAACTGGTGGAGAATCGCAACTTCCCGGGTGGCACGGTGCTGTTGCGCTACGCGGCGAAACACGACTGA
- a CDS encoding MOSC domain-containing protein: MPNVLTVNLAHPYPNSDKDSLLTGIDKRPTDDAVSVRAPGPKHGGLGSGLLGDYIGDQQYHGGDDQAVYAYAREDLDEWERELGRDLDNGMFGENFTTAGLDVTGARIGERWQVGTDGLVLEVTRPRIPCRTFATWLSIRGWVKTFTKAATPGAYLRVIESGSVRAGDSIVVTDRPTHDVTVGLVFRALTLEPELLPEVLRADALADEIKDVARRRVES; the protein is encoded by the coding sequence ATGCCCAACGTGCTGACGGTCAATCTGGCGCATCCGTACCCGAATTCCGATAAGGACTCGCTGTTGACCGGCATCGACAAGCGTCCGACGGATGACGCGGTGAGCGTGCGTGCTCCCGGCCCGAAGCACGGCGGCCTCGGCAGTGGCCTGTTGGGTGACTACATCGGTGATCAGCAGTACCACGGCGGCGACGATCAGGCGGTCTACGCGTACGCCCGCGAGGACCTCGACGAATGGGAACGCGAGCTGGGCCGCGACCTGGACAACGGCATGTTCGGGGAGAACTTCACCACAGCGGGGCTGGACGTCACCGGCGCTCGTATCGGCGAGCGATGGCAGGTCGGCACCGACGGGCTGGTGCTCGAGGTGACCCGGCCGCGGATCCCGTGCCGGACGTTCGCGACGTGGCTGTCGATCCGAGGCTGGGTGAAGACGTTCACCAAGGCGGCGACGCCCGGGGCGTACCTGCGTGTGATCGAGTCCGGATCGGTGCGCGCCGGCGATTCGATCGTCGTCACCGATCGACCGACCCACGATGTGACCGTGGGCTTGGTGTTCCGCGCGCTCACGCTGGAACCGGAGTTGCTGCCCGAAGTTCTGCGGGCCGACGCGCTGGCCGATGAGATCAAGGATGTGGCGCGGCGTCGCGTGGAGTCGTAA
- a CDS encoding excinuclease ABC subunit UvrA has protein sequence MGKPTRPPALHAADSHEVIRVHGARENNLKNVDVELPKRRLTVFTGVSGSGKSSLVFDTIAAESQRLINETYSAFVQGFMPTLARPDVDVLDGLTTAIVVGQERLGTDPRSTVGTATDANAMLRILFSRLGQPHIGSPQAFSFNVASISGAGAVTFERGGKTVKERRDFSITGGMCPRCEGRGSVNDFDLSALYDDSKSLNEGALTIPGYSMDGWYGRIFRGCGFFDPDKPIRKYSKKELDALLYKEPTKIKVDGVNLTYSGLIPTIQKSMLSKDVDAMQPHIRAFVERAVTFTTCPECDGTRLSELARSSKINGASIADVCAMQISDLAEWVKALNETSVAPLLAALQHSLDSFVQIGLGYLSLDRPAGTLSGGEAQRVKMVRHLGSSLTDISYVFDEPTIGLHPHDIQRMNDLLLQLRDKGNTVLVVEHKPEAIAIADHVVDLGPGAGAAGGEVVFEGTVEQLRDSGTLTGRHLDDRATLKKKTRKPNGALQIRGADTHNLQSVDVDIPLGVLVVVTGLAGSGKSSLIHGSVAGADGVVAMDQTPIRGSRRSNPATYTGLLEPIRKAFAKENGVKPALFSANSEGACPNCNGVGVIYTDLAIMAGVATPCDVCEGRRFDASVLEYKLGGCDISEVLEMSVADALSFFGDKAKVPAAHKILVRLADVGLGYLSLGQPLTTLSGGERQRLKLATQMADKGDIYILDEPTSGLHLADVEQLLALLDRLVDSGKSVIVIEHHQAVMAHADWIIDLGPGAGHDGGRIVFEGTPADLVAARSTLTGEHLAEYVSA, from the coding sequence ATGGGAAAGCCGACTCGGCCGCCGGCCCTGCACGCGGCGGACAGCCACGAAGTGATCCGGGTGCACGGCGCCCGCGAGAACAACCTCAAGAACGTCGACGTCGAACTGCCGAAGCGTCGGCTGACGGTGTTCACCGGCGTCTCGGGGTCGGGCAAGAGTTCGTTGGTGTTCGACACGATCGCCGCGGAATCGCAGCGGCTGATCAACGAGACGTACAGCGCGTTCGTGCAGGGGTTCATGCCGACGTTGGCGCGCCCTGACGTCGACGTGCTGGACGGGCTGACCACCGCGATCGTCGTCGGCCAGGAGCGGTTGGGCACCGACCCCCGCTCCACGGTCGGCACCGCCACCGACGCCAACGCGATGTTGCGCATCCTGTTCAGCAGGCTCGGGCAGCCGCACATCGGTTCGCCGCAGGCGTTCTCCTTCAACGTCGCCTCGATCAGCGGCGCAGGGGCGGTGACGTTCGAGCGGGGCGGCAAGACCGTCAAGGAGCGGCGCGACTTCAGCATCACCGGCGGTATGTGCCCGCGCTGCGAGGGTCGCGGTTCGGTGAACGACTTCGACCTGTCCGCGCTGTACGACGACAGCAAGTCGCTCAACGAGGGTGCGCTGACCATCCCGGGCTACAGCATGGACGGCTGGTATGGCCGGATCTTCCGGGGCTGCGGCTTCTTCGACCCGGACAAGCCGATCCGCAAGTACAGCAAGAAGGAATTGGACGCCCTGCTGTACAAGGAGCCGACCAAGATCAAGGTCGACGGCGTGAACCTGACGTACTCCGGGCTGATTCCTACGATTCAGAAGTCGATGCTGTCCAAGGACGTCGACGCGATGCAACCGCACATCCGGGCGTTCGTCGAGCGGGCGGTGACGTTCACGACGTGTCCGGAGTGCGACGGCACTCGGCTGTCCGAGTTGGCCCGCTCGTCGAAGATCAACGGGGCCAGCATCGCTGACGTGTGTGCGATGCAGATCAGCGATCTGGCCGAGTGGGTCAAGGCGCTCAACGAGACGTCGGTGGCGCCGCTGCTGGCGGCGCTTCAGCACAGTCTCGATTCGTTCGTGCAGATCGGGTTGGGCTACCTGTCGCTCGACCGGCCCGCCGGGACGCTGTCGGGCGGTGAGGCGCAGCGGGTGAAGATGGTGCGCCACCTCGGCTCGTCGCTGACCGACATCAGCTACGTCTTCGACGAGCCGACGATCGGCCTGCACCCACACGACATTCAACGGATGAACGACTTGCTGCTGCAACTGCGCGACAAGGGCAACACCGTGCTCGTCGTCGAGCACAAGCCGGAGGCGATCGCGATCGCCGACCACGTCGTCGACCTCGGCCCTGGGGCGGGCGCGGCAGGCGGCGAGGTGGTGTTCGAGGGCACCGTCGAGCAGTTGCGGGACAGTGGCACCCTGACGGGGCGGCATCTGGACGACCGGGCAACCTTGAAGAAGAAGACGCGCAAGCCCAACGGTGCGTTGCAGATTCGCGGCGCCGATACCCACAACTTGCAGAGCGTCGACGTCGACATCCCGTTGGGGGTCCTGGTGGTCGTCACGGGGCTCGCTGGCTCGGGTAAGAGTTCGCTGATCCACGGATCGGTGGCGGGGGCGGACGGTGTGGTGGCGATGGACCAGACGCCGATTCGGGGCTCGCGGCGCAGCAACCCGGCGACCTACACCGGATTGCTCGAACCGATCCGCAAGGCGTTCGCGAAGGAAAACGGGGTGAAGCCAGCGCTGTTCAGCGCGAATTCCGAAGGCGCGTGCCCGAATTGCAACGGCGTCGGTGTGATCTACACCGATCTGGCCATCATGGCGGGCGTCGCCACACCGTGCGACGTGTGCGAGGGCAGGCGGTTCGACGCGTCAGTGCTCGAATACAAGTTGGGTGGCTGCGACATCAGCGAGGTGTTGGAGATGTCGGTCGCCGACGCATTGTCGTTCTTCGGTGATAAAGCCAAAGTGCCTGCAGCACACAAGATTCTGGTTCGGCTTGCCGACGTCGGTCTGGGCTATCTGTCGTTGGGTCAGCCGTTGACCACGTTGTCCGGTGGCGAGCGGCAGCGGCTCAAGCTGGCGACGCAGATGGCCGACAAGGGTGACATCTACATCCTCGACGAGCCGACCAGCGGCCTGCACCTCGCCGACGTCGAGCAGTTGCTCGCGTTGCTGGATCGTCTTGTCGATTCCGGGAAATCGGTGATCGTTATCGAACATCACCAGGCGGTGATGGCGCATGCCGACTGGATCATCGACCTTGGCCCCGGCGCCGGGCATGACGGTGGCCGCATCGTCTTCGAGGGCACGCCCGCTGATCTGGTCGCTGCCCGTTCCACGTTGACCGGCGAGCACCTGGCCGAGTACGTCAGCGCGTGA
- a CDS encoding VOC family protein, whose translation MNLTIHSSMLPLDDPDESLAFYRDVLGFEVRLDVGNGKMRWITVGPPNQPDTNVVLYPPAATPGLTDDERRLIAEMMAKGTFGQINLATNDLDGTFERVQAGDVEVVQEPTEQPYGVRDCALRDPAGNMVRIQEIR comes from the coding sequence ATGAACCTCACCATTCACTCCAGCATGTTGCCGCTCGACGACCCGGATGAGTCGCTGGCGTTCTACCGCGACGTCCTCGGCTTCGAGGTCCGCCTCGACGTCGGCAACGGCAAGATGCGCTGGATCACGGTCGGCCCGCCCAACCAGCCCGACACGAACGTGGTGCTCTACCCGCCTGCCGCCACGCCCGGCCTCACCGACGACGAGCGCCGCCTGATCGCCGAAATGATGGCCAAGGGCACCTTTGGCCAGATCAACCTGGCCACGAACGACCTGGACGGTACCTTCGAGCGCGTACAGGCGGGAGACGTCGAGGTCGTCCAGGAGCCGACCGAGCAGCCGTACGGCGTTCGCGACTGCGCACTGCGTGACCCCGCCGGAAACATGGTCCGCATCCAGGAGATCCGCTGA
- a CDS encoding helix-turn-helix transcriptional regulator encodes MDREYAQPLDVEALARGVNMSAGHLSRQFKLAYGESPYSYLMTRRIERAMALLRGGDMSVTEVCFAVGCSSLGTFSTRFSELVGMSPSAYRDQATGAVGGLPSCVEKQITRPIRNREAPATRLHIT; translated from the coding sequence ATGGACCGCGAGTATGCCCAGCCGTTGGACGTCGAGGCGCTCGCGCGGGGCGTGAACATGTCGGCAGGTCACCTGTCGCGCCAGTTCAAACTCGCGTACGGGGAGTCGCCGTACTCCTATTTGATGACGCGCCGGATCGAGCGGGCGATGGCGTTGCTGCGCGGCGGTGACATGAGCGTCACCGAGGTCTGTTTCGCCGTCGGATGCTCGTCGTTGGGGACCTTCAGCACCCGCTTCAGCGAATTGGTCGGCATGTCGCCGAGCGCCTATCGAGACCAGGCAACCGGTGCGGTCGGCGGGCTCCCGTCGTGCGTGGAGAAGCAGATCACCAGACCGATCAGGAATCGAGAAGCGCCCGCCACCCGGCTCCACATAACGTGA